A single region of the Branchiostoma lanceolatum isolate klBraLanc5 chromosome 1, klBraLanc5.hap2, whole genome shotgun sequence genome encodes:
- the LOC136441475 gene encoding bleomycin hydrolase-like: MSQSNDPSSPAQVASEAMSADSPKDAAAQKQDPIPCSKAGVPMEVLAKFQSNFEAEPKNRLAQNVATTNDLLSVCLDRRVTSQINHVFQHKIPTEGKPVTNQKSSGRCWIFACLNVLRVPFIKKFELDDFEFSQNHLFFWDKIERANYFLNAYEEVVKRKEPVDGRLFQFLLASPNPVNDGGQWDMLINLINKHGVMPKKSFPESFSATASRRLNQTLNYKLRSFAMQLTALMEKGASQDELDREKVKMMDEVYRVTSISLGSPPETFTWEYYDKSKNYKKIGPISPRQFYHEHVKPLYNMDDKICLVNDCRPDNPFGKLFTVEFLGNMHKGRKVLYNNQPISVLKKATAESIKAGEAIWFGCDVGQHFDRKLGAMNLESHDFELTLGVSRKTMDKAQRVIYGESLMTHAMVITAFTQDDDEKYVKWRVENSWGEEGGDKGYLVMTDDWFTEYVFEVVVDKKFVSDEVMAVFKQEPVVLPAWDPMGSLAKSCPSKSHL, encoded by the exons ATGTCTCAGTCCAACGATCCCTCCTCTCCAGCTCAGGTGGCTTCAGAGGCCATGTCCGCCGACTCTCCAAAGGATGCGGCCGCCCAGAAGCAAGATCCTATACCTTGCAGTAAAGCGG GTGTACCTATGGAGGTGCTAGCCAAGTTTCAATCCAACTTTGAAGCCGAACCTAAAAACAGGCTTGCGCAGAACGTGGCGACCACGAATGACCTCCTGTCGGTGTGCCTGGATCGGAGGGTCACCAGTCAGATCAACCACGTCTTCCAGCACAAGATTCCAACCGAGGGGAAGCcagtgaccaatcagaagaGCTCTGGCAG ATGCTGGATCTTTGCCTGTCTGAATGTTCTGCGTGTTCCCTTCATCAAGAAATTTGAACTGGACGACTTTGAGTTCAGTCAAAACCACCTTTTCTTCTGGGACAAG ATCGAACGAGCGAACTACTTCCTGAACGCCTACGAGGAGGTGGTGAAGCGGAAAGAGCCTGTAGACGGTCGTCTCTTCCAGTTCCTCCTGGCCTCGCCCAACCCGGTGAACGACGGCGGCCAGTGGGATATGCTGATCAACCTCATCAACAAACATGGCGTCATGCCCAAGAAATCCTTCCCAGAGTCCTTCAGTGCCACTGCATCCAGGAGACTGAACCAAACCTTGAACTACAAG CTCAGGTCCTTTGCAATGCAGCTGACCGCCTTGATGGAGAAAGGTGCCTCGCAGGACGAACTTGACCGCGAGAAGGTCAAGATGATGGATGAG GTGTACAGGGTGACCAGCATCAGCCTGGGAAGCCCTCCTGAAACCTTCACATGGGAGTACTACGACAAGAGCAAGAACTACAAGAAGATTGGCCCCATCTCCCCCAGACAGTTCTACCATGAGCATGTCAAGCCACTCTACAACATGGACGACAAG atctGCCTGGTGAATGACTGCCGTCCTGACAACCCCTTCGGTAAGCTGTTCACGGTGGAGTTCCTGGGGAACATGCACAAGGGCCGCAAGGTCCTGTACAACAACCAGCCAATCAGCGTGCTGAAGAAGGCCACGGCAGAGTCCATCAAGGCAGGGGAG GCTATCTGGTTTGGCTGTGATGTTGGACAACACTTTGATCGCAAACTGGGCGCCATGAACCTTGAGTC GCATGACTTTGAGTTGACACTTGGGGTATCCAGGAAAACAATGGACAAGGCACAGAGGGTCATCTATGGGGAATCTCTCATGACCCATGCAATGGTCATCACGGCTTTTACTCAG GACGATGATGAAAAGTATGTGAAGTGGAGGGTGGAGAACTCCTGGGGAGAGGAAGGAGGTGACAAAG GCTACCTCGTAATGACAGATGACTGGTTCACAGAGTACGTGTTTGAAGTGGTCGTCGACAAAAAGTTTGTCTCCGATGAAGTCATGGCTGTCTTCAAGCAGGAGCCTGTTGTCCTTCCAGCATGGGACCCCATGGGGTCTCTAGCCAAGAGCTGCCCATCAAAGTCCCACCTTTGA
- the LOC136441482 gene encoding potassium voltage-gated channel protein Shal-like, with protein sequence MYAVRGGASTPEPSRGKTSRQQEALTRAPLETFRKQAKRIARRRSDKVVLRVGGTRFQVSKHILDFYPNTLLGSEERERFFDTDCQEYVFPDRDPEIFRYVLSYYQTGMLHFPFDEELLDYEQELLSFGFEVDQLKEVISSCCLEFYEDKQEALEKCKPFLKKQMAQSTPRTIRERLHYMIENPKQTIFGAAFFWLTSAFIALSVTANVVENSIYSLGKKEGEFVYVGEAFTTPFSVLEVAVAVIFTLEYIIRLYVAPNRCKHVRQFMSVVDLVSILPFYISLMLPQKSAVTSAFVTLRVLRVFRVFKLARHSEKLKRLGYVVKNSMKDLGFLVFTMLITVVLFSIIVYQAERGVPDSPFISVPHTFWYIIVTMVTLGYGDMVAVTIFGKVVTGICMISSVILLTLPVTVVIGNYNELCRSTQDMVRLKRKGCRCLAPERKARQSQDTCTTASDQVINHPTSTESHGNERVTGEYEGTPILTWTSSV encoded by the coding sequence ATGTATGCTGTACGTGGCGGGGCCTCCACTCCGGAACCCTCTCGCGGAAAGACCAGCAGACAACAGGAGGCATTAACCCGAGCACCCCTCGAGACCTTCCGAAAACAAGCGAAGAGGATTGCTCGGCGTCGTTCGGACAAAGTCGTCTTGCGAGTCGGAGGCACTCGGTTTCAGGTCTCAAAACACATCTTGGACTTTTATCCGAATACGCTGCTAGGTAGCGAAGAACGCGAGCGTTTCTTTGACACGGACTGTCAGGAATATGTCTTTCCCGATCGTGACCCTGAGATTTTCCGATACGTCCTGAGTTACTATCAGACGGGGATGCTGCACTTTCCTTTCGACGAAGAGTTACTGGACTATGAGCAGGAACTCTTGTCCTTCGGGTTTGAGGTGGACCAGctcaaagaagtcatcagcagcTGTTGTCTGGAGTTTTATGAGGACAAACAGGAAGCCTTGGAGAAGTGCAAACCGTTTCTTAAGAAACAGATGGCACAGTCCACACCGCGAACCATCCGGGAACGTTTGCATTACATGATCGAGAACCCAAAGCAGACGATATTTGGAGCTGCGTTCTTCTGGCTTACCTCAGCATTCATAGCGCTCTCCGTGACAGCGAATGTCGTCGAAAACTCAATCTACTCTCTTGGGAAAAAGGAAGGTGAGTTTGTCTATGTTGGAGAAGCCTTTACGACTCCGTTTTCGGTCCTCGAGGTTGCGGTCGCTGTAATTTTCACGTTAGAGTACATCATCAGACTCTACGTCGCTCCTAACCGCTGCAAGCACGTCCGTCAGTTCATGAGTGTCGTCGACCTGGTCAGCATCCTACCGTTCTACATCAGCCTCATGCTGCCACAGAAGAGCGCCGTCACGAGCGCGTTCGTCACCTTAAGGGTCCTCCGCGTCTTTCGGGTCTTCAAACTCGCACGTCATTCGGAGAAGCTCAAACGACTGGGTTACGTGGTGAAGAACAGCATGAAAGACCTGGGATTTCTCGTCTTCACGATGTTGATCACAGTGGTACTGTTCTCCATCATCGTGTACCAAGCGGAGAGGGGTGTACCAGACTCCCCCTTCATCTCAGTCCCTCACACCTTCTGGTACATCatcgtcaccatggtaacctTAGGGTACGGCGACATGGTGGCTGTGACGATCTTTGGCAAGGTGGTGACGGGCATCTGCATGATCAGCTCGGTCATCCTCCTAACGCTCCCCGTCACAGTCGTCATCGGAAACTATAACGAACTGTGCCGGTCCACACAAGATATGGTCCGCCTCAAACGTAAGGGGTGCCGGTGCCTGGCGCCTGAACGAAAGGCCCGTCAGTCGCAGGACACATGTACTACAGCAAGTGATCAGGTGATCAATCATCCAACGAGCACAGAGAGCCATGGGAACGAGAGGGTAACGGGAGAGTACGAGGGTACACCCATATTGACTTGGACCAGCAGCGTGTAG
- the LOC136441517 gene encoding uncharacterized protein, which produces MAVMCIQAIIIDSNTTQEVMNLNAEFAFDWNNRTVAMWMTGTQFSPLVPKPQPVHTAYIWDHATGVIWTVDLTRQSCQHNEMSKGPIPKLCIADDAVHVAAAHLGPSQVVCDIFRFKYSAAAVTVARKGCIPVRVSLLEGTPTTGGFFFDAQVYNMKEGIHNTSLLSPPEYCTHGNNKATAHKPPVSLAKLFSPL; this is translated from the exons ATGGCTGTTATGTGCATTCAGGCTATCATTATTGACAGTAACACTACCCAAGAGGTTATGAACCTCAATGCAGAGTTTGCCTTCGATTGGAACAACCGCACAGTGGCGATGTGGATGACAGGTACTCAGTTCAGCCCTCTCGTTCCCAAACCACAACCTGTCCACACTGCCTACATCTGGGACCACGCAACG GGAGTAATATGGACCGTCGACCTGACAAGGCAAAGCTGCCAGCACAATGAGATGAGTAAAGGTCCTATACCCAAGCTGTGCATTGCAG ATGACGCCGTCCATGTCGCTGCCGCACATCTGGGTCCAAGCCAGGTGGTCTGTGATATTTTCAGGTTTAAGTACTCTGCAGCTGCAGTTACTGTAGCTAGGAAAG GATGCATACCAGTGAGGGTGTCTCTATTGGAGGGCACCCCGACCACCGGCGGGTTCTTCTTCGACGCCCAGGTTTACAACATGAAGGAAGGCATACACAATACCAGTCTACTGTCTCCTCCTGAGTACTGCACACACGGCAACAATAAG GCTACAGCACACAAGCCACCTGTCTCATTGGCGAAACTTTTCTCACCTCTATGA